The following DNA comes from Rhea pennata isolate bPtePen1 chromosome 22, bPtePen1.pri, whole genome shotgun sequence.
CAAAGCTTGTCACAGTTCAGATCATAGCTGAGCGTGAAGCACTGTCGAGGAATCAACATATCTATCTGGCCCCGCAAAGAGACTGGGAGAAGGGGTTTTAAACCATCTGCATAGATAGAGAATAAACAATTCAAAAAGGGCTATTGGTTTCACTACAAGTAACTGGACTTTCATTCTGTACTCAGGGTGGTTATTAACTGTCCTATCTTTTGCAGATGTTGTTGTTAGTATCTTAAAGTTCCTGAAGTCAAACATCTTGCAAAGTTAGAGACATCTCATCAGTGCTTAGGTCTTTACATCAACTCAGAAGGAAATCTTTCTATAGACCCTCCCAAATCCCTCAGGTAGCTGGCAAAGTTTATAGTTCAGCAATAGCTTGGAAAACAGAATCTGAGGGACAATACTAAAAGGCATTTAGGCTCCATACTCTATTAAAGGCTACATGCAGACAGACTTGTAGTTATGAGTCATCCATGTTTCATTACGATCTAGATCTGAGAATCCCTGAAACTTCCAAATGTACAATTCCTCTCTCATCCTTGTGAAGGATTAAGCTCATTAACTACATTTATTAGCAAATCAGGCACAAGTTTAGGCATGGAGTAGAAAAAGCATGAATAACTAGTCGCCTAAAGCATTACTAATAAAGAATTAAGTTAAGCAGCTGCCAGCTGCATAtcagctggaggaaaaagaaacacagaatatcCACCTATCGTTTCGCATTAcagtaaaggaaagagaatattGTCTGCCGAACTGACCTATCATTTCTTGCTGCATTGTCTGCAGGGAAGCTGTGATAGCATTAGAGCAACGCTCTGACATGTTACGGCCCAGACCTTCCTCAATGTGTTTATGTAGCTCCTGACAAACAAAAACATAGGTAAGATACAACTCATAGGTTCCAGAAGTGGGAGGGCGggggaaagaaacaagaataCACATTCAATTGCTCACAACTCTAACAtactttcttccctcctttcttcagtgatggagaagaaaaaacagatcaaGAAATCTCATACGAACTCCATATTCTAGGAAATGTCCTAGCAAAATTTCTGTTGAATTTATAAACTAATACACGCATAATGTATTGCAGTGTATCACTGAGGTTAGTCTGAAAGAGAATccattcccttccttttttggAAAGTCACTTATTACAAAAGTTATGCCAATGCAAGATAAACATGAAAGGCTTGGTTCATACCTTAATTGGCAGaatgttaaatatttcaaagagctGGCATAATTACTGACTCAGACCAAAAAAGGCCTGCTTGCATGGCTTATGCAACCTGTAAAAAGCAAGTATCACTTACATTCTTGTAAACTTTAAGAACTACTTGAGATGGATGGAAATCCGCTTGGTATTCATCTACCAACACTGAAAGCCGTCTAATTTCTTCAGCCATTGCATTTGATACCTGGAGAAACAGCCACACAAGACGGAGTTACTAAACATTCTGTTCCAAGTAGAGATAGAAAATCACCACTGGAACCATGCATTTCTTAGTAAGCACTAAGAATCAGTAGGCACTATGGTTTTGCACAGTCACACAGGCCTTTGTGGGTCAACTACAAAATGCAATACTGGTGACGTGCAAACTAAGAATGTTGCACTGATCATGGCTCCGAAATATATAGACCTATGTTCTGCAGAacaacacagacaaaaaaaaaaaaaaaaaaggattaaaataaagCCCGTGAAAGATGAACAAACCATTTCTGTATAATCGTAATACATTTAAAGACAGCATGTTATCATTGATGATAACACTTACAGTATTCtagtctgaaataaaaaagactatCTGAAAGGTTTTAGCATTTTAGGAAGCATTTAGAAGACCGAAAAATAGCAGTAATAATGCTTTTACATGTGAATCACTGTTTATTCAAAGCATCTTATATGAGTATCTCAAAATTTCTCCCAAATGTTCTATTCATGCTTTACTAcctcaaaggggaaaaaacaaaacaaaaaaccccccaaaaaacagaactgaaagcaTTCTTTCATTACATCCCTAAAACTTCAAATCATTGTtggtattttgtgtttttcctaCCATGCTGGTGACTGTTTCAGacaatctcttttctcttttttaagcAACTACTTTTCCATACCTGTCTCTCCACTTCCTCTGTGATCTGTTTTATCTTTCGTTTATAGTCTTGAGTAAGGAGCTCCAGCTGTTTATCAATAAAACCTAAACGTTCCTGTCGTTCCTCTCTCGTTTCCAGACAGTAAactctaatgaaaaaaaaaatggtcatcAAAAAGCCAGATCAACACATCTCTGACCTATGACTATTTTTGGAATTCTAGAGATGACAGAGATTTTCCAGCCCAAAGGCAAGAAGTGGCAACATCTAAAACACATTACGTATGTATAGCACACAGGACAAAAAGGAGGCTTCCCCCCTCTTAATACTCTCCCAGTTTAAAGAGAGGCTGAACTACTTGTACAGGTCCCTCCTGATTCCCAAACACTCTGTGTTCCCAGAATGCAAGCACCAAGCATCTGCATCTCCTCACCGCTGTTCCTGGGCAGCAACATGCACAGAATCCATAATAAGACGAACATCTTCAGCAATCTGCTTTGCTCTCACTGTATGCTgctcaaattttgtttttactgcagACTGAGAGATACATTCCTGTATATAAGAGATAGCCAAGATTAACACCGGTCAAAAGTATACTAACCCAATTTCTTTCccatataatttattttcaagatgtAGTCCACTCCACATTTACTCTAGTCCCCAGCCCTTCAGGAAtaaaatttaagaagaaatatagCACACAACACTCACCTCAAATCTTCTTTCAAAGTTCTGAAACTCAAACATTCTCACTTGAAATCCATCTGCCAATGCTCCACCTAGGAGAAAGAAAGTACAAAACAACCACTTAAGTTTCCTGAAAATGATCAAATTTTGGATACCAAAAAACACTCCTGCTTTACTTTGAAAACAATGCAGTAGAGCTGCTGCTAAGTAATCTCATTTGTTTTTGGCTGATCCCTGAATATGCTGATCCCTTCCAGTTTTATCCATTTCTAGGACAAGAcattctgttttcctcccttaaaaaaatatatgtatgtatatacatatacatatatacatatatagttAGCTTTCCTCACCTCCTTCTGGCATCCCTTGAGCTCTCTGAATCCTGGCATTCAGCACTTCTTTTGCTGACACAAAGAATATTCGATCGCCTGCCTGGGCTCGATCCACCACACCCAGCTCATCTACCAGGAAACTGGTACACCGCTCCATGTGCTGCCGACGTACCTGAGGGATAAATCTCACGTGCAGTTAAATCCACTTTAGACTTCATGTCATAACAGTTAGGTCAGGCAACCAGATGCCCTCTACTGGCCTAACCAACcaacagaaaagaataagaaaaatttcCTTGCTGTTTTATAGAATCTTCCAGAGACTATCCAAGTGATGTAACCTCAAGAGACCCCAGTGAAAGTCTTGGCTTCCAGCTCAGAAATGTCAAGAGTCCCTTTTATGACCACTTAACTACACTCTCTCTAGTCTCCATACTACCATAGTTAACATCTAAACTGTAAACCAATCAAATCTAACACCTTGTAATTCTATCCACAAAGAGCAGAGTCAAAATGGACTCTATAATGTTCATGCAAAGAGATGGAATTTAAACACACCACAAACCCAAAGAGATGGAATTTAAACACACCACAAACCTCTTCCATGTATTCTGGTTCAGAAGCAGATGCATCCCAACGATTATTTAAGATAAATATGTTGGGTCGAGACAAACGTTCATTCACCTTGTGGAAGAACTGTTTCTCCTAAGCAAAATTGAACAAAACCTCTCAGATTAACGTGTTTAAACTTGTAGCCAAATTCACTGAACATTAACAAGGGGACTTGAACGTACAGTTTGCATCAATGTAGATTCAGAATTTGCCACTAAGACAAATACATCAGCATCAAGACAGAACTTGTCAATCCAACTGTCCAGCTCTGTGGTTACATCAATGCCAGGGCtagcaataaaagcaaagacaacATTACTATTGTGCGGAAACATGTGAAACAATATAACCACAGGCAAGTAAAATAAGTGTTCCAGACAGGTATTCATTTCCCACACGTGAGCTACGCTGTGTTCTGAGGTAATAAAGAATGCCGGAAAGGAAGTAATAGTAAAGAGAAACTCTGTTAATTAGAGAGAACAATTTTGTCACTATCATAGACATGAATAGAGTCAATTTCCTTATGTTTGTtaaatttgaagatttttatatACCAACTCTGTGAtaagcaggaaaggaaagaaagatctCTCTCACCTGTCCATTAGCACTAGGTCATCCTTTAAAAGAGGACATTTGGAATTAGGCCACATAACACTGACTAAACTGCCTGCATCCAGAAGTTCATCTTGATGAAGGGCATGAGCCAGCTGGTTTACAGTCTGTTTAAGAAAGATGGAGAATTTTAACATTTCCTGTGTGCTCAGACCTGTTAAAACAATTACTCCCCCAGTGGAGCTATTCATagacaataaaaaacaaagctcagcTTCAGATCATTTCAAAATGGTTTTCCACGTAAAACGTGCTCGGGTCTCCCACTGGAAAGGCAGCCACCTACTGAGAGTGAGAAATTTTCCTGTCAAGGAATGCTATTGAGCATGAAAAAGGCTGCAACGTCTGTCAGTCAGTCAAAGCTTGGAAGAACCTTCTGGATCATCTTCAGCTCCCTGTTATCACTGACATCTATAACATATAATCCTTTCCATAAAATGAACAAGTTGCATCCTATAGCTTGCTCTACTCATCCCTTTTTGTATCAAAAACCTGTTCCTCAGCTCTTCTTTAACACTTAAAATCCAAATTTATTCATAGTTATTTTATTGTTCCAATTCTTAGAAgtggcagaaaaggaaaggaagagctctTTTCCTTTATCTCATGCTTAAGAGAGTTGTACCTTAAcactcttcttttcctccgaGCCTTCAGTAAGCAGGAACGCTTCATGCCCATCTGTTCCTTCTACACGCAGGAAACAATTGGTGGTGTGTCCAATCCCTGAAGGAAGGACTTTGTCCCATAGCATGGCATTTATCACAGTGCTCTTTCCATTGCTTGTCCTGAAGGGAGATTAAAGAACAGTATAGCTGAACTTCTGAGATTCATTATACTTATTTTGGTATCAAAGACAGGAAGTTCTCAAAACCTAACCAATCCCAGAAGCATTAACAAATTAGATGCCATAAGCAACCAGCAAAAAGactgttccatttttttaaaaaaaatctccagtcGGGAGCATTGTATTcgacaatatttattttcagtttaaaacagGACTAGTACTAGGGACTTCTGCTACATGTTGCATTTCAGAAGCTGGACCACTTGTGgttctataaatattttcattggcTACAATCCTAAAGATGCCAGTTGCTTTACTGAGTAGGGCAACACAGGCAAAACAAACATGTGACTCACCTTCCGAAAAAAGCCACTTTCATGTGtctccttgccagcacttcaCTAATGCCACTGACTTTTGAGAGGTAACCTTTGACTTCCAATACCTGCTCTTCTGTGGTGACAGGGTCAAGCTCCACATTCCTGTGTGTttctaaaaaaatcaaaataaaccaGACCTCAGAATTCCGGAAGTAAACCCTCTAGTATTTGGTGAAACACCTCTGTATGATTTAATATGTGAAAGGAAATGCCTTCACAGGCAGCCTTGAAACATGCAATTATGCCCTGAGGCAATTTGTATCAGTGTTTATCAGCTGGAATCTTTTGTATTGCTAGTAAGGATTCTCACCCTTAAGACTGCCTTAAACAGAAGGGAGCTAACATTTCAAACACTCCAGCATCTTTAAATAATCTGCTGTCTGGGTCTTAAGCTGTTAAAGCCAATTATTGGAATGCATTACATGCCACTAGCAGTGACACTGAAAAGATTATAGAACACAAAACCTAAAGGACTTGGAATTTTCCAAATCCAAaacaatataaagaaaacatagcTAACATCTTTATATGTAGTTCTATGACAAGCATAAACTCAAGTTAGCTTTAAACTGTAAAGCCTGAGCTTCACTCAGTAGAAtgattttctctccttcatataaatatttgtatataaagatacacatacatacaagtAAAAGTAAGAACAGGTGCCatttaaatgaatgaattttTGTGTCTGTGCGCACAGAATTATTGAAATAGGCAAAGCACTCTTACAGATCTGTTATTCAAGAATACAAGCTTACCTTCCAGAAATGAGGAACTCTCATTGATGTATGCAGCCAACTGTTCAAAGATACcattgattttcttctttgcagtgaCAAAATGTTTAAGTGGAGAAGCATTTACCTCAGCCATGTGTCTTTTATCCTTCTTCACTGACACAATTGACTTGGAACGAGTAAACAACAGGGACATTGCGCTATAGGGAAAAACAACAGTAAATAAAGGAAACTCTGTAAGTGTCAACTACTGTTTAACTAAGCCtctatcatttaaaaaagaaatgagtgcAGACATCTACCAAGAACCaggcaaatatatatttttaagaaagcaatCTGTTTTTCACAAATAAGTGATCCTACTTTCTGCAATTACAAACTATTCAAACactagaaaagaaacaactcatctttccttctctcttccaacTGACGGGCCCGCAGCCCACCTCAGCAATCATGTCCTCCTGCTGCGCACTTACTTCGAGGGCGGGAGTTACGTTTTCACAAGTCAGGCATGGCCCGCGCGAGTCTGCCTTGCGGGTGAACaacctgctcctgctgccttcctctccccGGATAGACCCCTGTCCCGCAGCTCCTCCTGCAGCGCCGACTCCAGCCTGTCCCTACAGCAGAAGGGCCACGGAATAAAGTACTGGGGCTCCTCAAACCCCCCTCCGGCCATCACCGTCTCCTCAAGACCTCACAAGGCAGGCGGTGCCTGCCCTCTCCCCTCACGCGAGGGCGGGAAGCGCGTGCAgcgcgcggcccccccccctcccctcacGCGAGGGCGGGAAGCGCGTGCAgcgcgcggcccccccccctcccctcacGCGAGGGCGGGAAGCGCGTGCAGCGCGcggccccccccctcccctcacGCGAGGGCGGGAAGCGCGTGCAGCGCGcggccccccccctcccctcacGCGAGGGCGGGAAGCGCGcgctccttcctccctccccgccgcgcaCGCCTGAGGACAGGCAGGACCCCTCCCGCCacggccgccgcccgcggggccgccagCCCTCGGCCAACCTCgtccgccgcgccgcgccgcgccgcccagAGCCCCAGCGCGGCCCCGAGCAGCAccagccgccgctgcccccctcAGCcgctcccttcccctcccctcccctccagccAGGCTGCACCCCGCCCACTCACCTTCACCGTCCCTCCCGCTACGCCGCCATCTTACCCCCACGGCATCGTCACTAGAGACACCCGAGGCGCTTTACGTCATCACCCAGCGACAGGCGGGCACTTTCCCAGGGCATTATGGGAGGCGCACTCTGAgggcgccgcccccggcgcggagGCTCACGGGAGCTGTAGGCGGCGGGGGGGAAGCGCctcccctgccccgcgccgcgggcggggaACCGCGCGGGCGAGGCAGCCACGCGCAGCCCTTCACGCGCGCAGGTTAAGGAACGACAACCCCTGCGGACGCCACCGTTTGGTAATGGTTTAATGCAAACTCCCCTGGTTGAAACTGTACATCTCGTGTGAAATACCAGAGCGCAGGAGACCCCGAACTAACTCCAGTCACCGCAcggagcagagaaaaaaaacacaacgaaatgagctgaaaaatatgctgaataaatacatacaccTTTTCAACATCTTCTCAGTTATTGGCCTCCGAAGTCTCTTCCTTTGGTAACAGCATGTGAGTAATTTGATCGGGATGACAGTAACAAAAATTGTTAGTTAGacaattttttacttttcagtctGATTGTCTCTGCTtggatttttctccctttggtGTGCATGAGTGTGTAGCATTCAAACAGACCTAAAAAGcacatggaaagcagcagaaaagggTCTGTGTCACTTTCCAGTCCATTCAAACTAAGATTCTCTGTCCAACCATACATGCCTAAAGCTGTGAGCAATTCTGCCAGTGTTAATGTGCCCAGTACTAGACGAAGTGTCTATAACTGACAATTAAATTAGATGGTAGAGTTTGGAAGCAGAGAGAAGTTAGAtgaggaaagctttttttctaagAACAATTTCTGAGATTGATTCACTCCTTGTGAAATGTGCTAGTCTGGCAGACCCAGAAAATAGAAGTTTCTAGTAAGCAGATCACATAGACAATGACAGAAAAGGTTTCTCCTCGTTCTCCCTCTGATATACATAAACCATGATTCTATCCTAGATGGATTTTTATACCCACCAGTTCACCATAATCTCACGACACTTTCTAATCACACACTTTTATCAGCCTCGACCCCACTGCAGAAGTGTCTACAGTGGAGTATTTTCTCTGAGAATTTCAAataatggaaatgctgaaaatttatCTCTAACTACCAGAGAACAGTTGTTTTACAGTGATGGCTCATTCAAGTTAGATGCAAAGAAAATTATCAAAAAGATCTCTAAAACAGGAATGAGGTCATCAAAACCACTGCGGCCTCTGGATTGTTATCAGATGAATCAGAACTTTTGACAAACTTGATAATGGGATAGAGCTGAGCTGATTCAGCAATAAAGCCCTCCTGGCAGATCTAGTTCTCAGCCTTCCCTTTCTTACATTTTATCTACACATACTGACCTGGTCTGAATTTGTCTTCTAGCTGCAATAATAGAAGATAGGGAGgctatcttcttttttttctttttctttttttctttttctttttcatctcttcagCCTAATCTCAGAGGTAAAGTATAATAAGCATACCTTCCTTTAGCTAACCGAAAGCACCTAGgtggccactgctgctgctttgaactttatgttatttttccaaTGAATACAAAGAGGTAAGGAATCAGATGAATTTCAGGCTCTTGCTACTGAATTTCATCTGGTATTATATTTAACTGTTATGACTCCTGGA
Coding sequences within:
- the MFN2 gene encoding mitofusin-2 isoform X1 yields the protein MSLLFTRSKSIVSVKKDKRHMAEVNASPLKHFVTAKKKINGIFEQLAAYINESSSFLEETHRNVELDPVTTEEQVLEVKGYLSKVSGISEVLARRHMKVAFFGRTSNGKSTVINAMLWDKVLPSGIGHTTNCFLRVEGTDGHEAFLLTEGSEEKKSVKTVNQLAHALHQDELLDAGSLVSVMWPNSKCPLLKDDLVLMDSPGIDVTTELDSWIDKFCLDADVFVLVANSESTLMQTEKQFFHKVNERLSRPNIFILNNRWDASASEPEYMEEVRRQHMERCTSFLVDELGVVDRAQAGDRIFFVSAKEVLNARIQRAQGMPEGGGALADGFQVRMFEFQNFERRFEECISQSAVKTKFEQHTVRAKQIAEDVRLIMDSVHVAAQEQRVYCLETREERQERLGFIDKQLELLTQDYKRKIKQITEEVERQVSNAMAEEIRRLSVLVDEYQADFHPSQVVLKVYKNELHKHIEEGLGRNMSERCSNAITASLQTMQQEMIDGLKPLLPVSLRGQIDMLIPRQCFTLSYDLNCDKLCADFQEDIEFHFSLGWTMLVNRFLGPKNGRRALMGYNDQIQRPLTPANPSLPPLPQGSMTQEELMVSMVTGLASLTSRTSMGILVVGGVVWKAVGWRLIALSLGLYGLLYVYERLTWTTKAKERAFKRQFVEYAGEKLQLIVSYTGSNCSHQVQQELAGTFAHLCQQVDVTRENLEQEISAMNKKIEVLDSLQSKAKLLRNKAGWLDSELNMFTHQYLQQSR
- the MFN2 gene encoding mitofusin-2 isoform X2, whose protein sequence is MSLLFTRSKSIVSVKKDKRHMAEVNASPLKHFVTAKKKINGIFEQLAAYINESSSFLEETHRNVELDPVTTEEQVLEVKGYLSKVSGISEVLARRHMKVAFFGRTSNGKSTVINAMLWDKVLPSGIGHTTNCFLRVEGTDGHEAFLLTEGSEEKKSVKTVNQLAHALHQDELLDAGSLVSVMWPNSKCPLLKDDLVLMDSPGIDVTTELDSWIDKFCLDADVFVLVANSESTLMQTEKQFFHKVNERLSRPNIFILNNRWDASASEPEYMEEVRRQHMERCTSFLVDELGVVDRAQAGDRIFFVSAKEVLNARIQRAQGMPEGGGALADGFQVRMFEFQNFERRFEECISQSAVKTKFEQHTVRAKQIAEDVRLIMDSVHVAAQEQRVYCLETREERQERLGFIDKQLELLTQDYKRKIKQITEEVERQVSNAMAEEIRRLSVLVDEYQADFHPSQVVLKVYKNELHKHIEEGLGRNMSERCSNAITASLQTMQQEMIDGLKPLLPVSLRGQIDMLIPRQCFTLSYDLNCDKLCADFQEDIEFHFSLGWTMLVNRFLGPKNGRRALMGYNDQVWKAVGWRLIALSLGLYGLLYVYERLTWTTKAKERAFKRQFVEYAGEKLQLIVSYTGSNCSHQVQQELAGTFAHLCQQVDVTRENLEQEISAMNKKIEVLDSLQSKAKLLRNKAGWLDSELNMFTHQYLQQSR